One uncultured Caproiciproducens sp. DNA segment encodes these proteins:
- a CDS encoding methylglyoxal synthase, producing the protein MNIALIAHDAKKELMVQFCIAYCGVLSRHYLCATGTTGKMVSEATGLEIQRFLGGSQGGDQQIAARIACNEVDLLLFFRDPLNPKPHEPNDMNLLRLCDMHNIPVATNIATAEVLIHGLERGDLDWRNILNPKA; encoded by the coding sequence ATGAACATTGCTTTAATCGCCCATGATGCTAAAAAAGAGCTCATGGTTCAATTCTGTATCGCATACTGCGGCGTGCTCAGCCGGCATTATCTTTGTGCCACCGGCACGACGGGCAAAATGGTTTCAGAGGCAACCGGGCTTGAAATACAGCGTTTCTTAGGCGGCTCACAGGGCGGCGACCAGCAGATTGCCGCGCGTATTGCCTGCAACGAGGTTGACCTGCTTCTGTTTTTCCGCGACCCGCTGAATCCGAAGCCGCATGAGCCGAACGACATGAATTTGCTGCGCCTGTGCGACATGCACAATATTCCTGTCGCCACAAACATTGCAACCGCCGAGGTATTGATTCACGGTTTGGAGCGCGGCGATTTGGACTGGCGCAATATTTTAAATCCGAAAGCATAA
- a CDS encoding P-loop NTPase, with protein sequence MGAITVITSGKGGVGKSTITTGLGFALANRGRRVLLIDGDAGLGCLDHMLGVTEQQVFDIADVVSGRAEPMKAVYSCPFSNGLFLLPAPAREDDLISPDIMKQLVSVLARYYDHVLIDSPAGVGGGFSSAAASAQRALIVTTPDPICVRNANKTHFLLEQAGLKQQRLIINRFSGHNFYTQGFYPDLDSVIDSAGVRLIAVIPEDTFLAAAASNCEPAPQKSAGAMAFGRLAARLEGEHVPLASLQKF encoded by the coding sequence ATGGGAGCTATAACTGTTATTACATCTGGCAAAGGCGGTGTGGGAAAATCCACCATAACAACCGGCCTTGGCTTTGCTTTGGCAAACAGGGGCAGACGCGTGCTGCTGATTGACGGTGATGCCGGTCTGGGGTGTTTGGACCATATGCTTGGCGTTACAGAGCAGCAGGTCTTTGATATTGCGGATGTTGTTTCGGGCCGTGCCGAACCTATGAAAGCCGTTTATTCCTGTCCTTTTTCCAACGGCCTGTTTTTATTGCCCGCCCCCGCAAGAGAGGACGATTTGATTAGTCCCGATATTATGAAACAGCTCGTTTCGGTGCTGGCCAGATATTATGACCATGTGCTGATTGACAGTCCCGCCGGTGTGGGGGGAGGGTTTTCAAGTGCCGCCGCTTCAGCTCAGCGTGCGCTGATTGTGACGACACCCGATCCCATTTGTGTTCGAAATGCAAATAAAACGCATTTTTTACTGGAACAAGCCGGGTTAAAGCAGCAGCGATTGATTATCAACCGTTTCAGTGGGCATAATTTCTATACACAGGGATTTTACCCGGATCTTGATTCCGTTATTGATTCCGCCGGAGTCCGACTGATTGCCGTGATTCCCGAGGACACTTTTTTGGCGGCCGCCGCATCAAACTGCGAACCGGCCCCGCAAAAATCAGCCGGTGCAATGGCTTTTGGCCGGCTTGCCGCCAGGCTTGAAGGTGAACATGTGCCTTTGGCTTCGCTGCAAAAGTTTTAA
- a CDS encoding penicillin-binding transpeptidase domain-containing protein, producing the protein MDKLKEYSRYFACGLIVFAILAVYTLRLVDWQILNGASFLEAANKSSASTVVMDAARGEILDMNGVGLAVNKTGYAIVFDRAYMKADTQNKTIHQLIQLLTQRGEKWTDILPIKLNAKGKYEFIPGQEKEAATLKSKDFLNMNSYATADECMAEMVKKYKVTAYSPADTRNIIAVRYNMTKSAFGISAPYTFAGDVSKDTVAIISENSSMLPGATAKVTTVREYPSGSLVPHVIGTIGSISQEEYDTLKDKGYAFNDRLGKSGIEQAFENMLRGKSGEKVVETTNTGAVASETVKTTPVSGDTVYLTIDSKIQNVLNVSLANNVKATQANGRKLSAQNYKGMSSGHGEDCVAGGAVVLRIKDFSVLAASTYPTYDLTEYLNDSNYYTSLIQNKDKPLINRAFNGVFTPGSIIKPYVALAALQEKAITTSTRIEGNSVYRRFPNLPLGSIGNYGMITVNYAIEKSSNSFFYEVGYRLGITNMNLYAKRFGLGVKTGIELSENAGILGGPSERAAAGGGGWFDADTVEAAVGQADNKFTPLQLATYTATIANNGVRLKPHLVSKVTDYARKNVVSQTAAEAVDNIGVSQSYIDYVKQAMRSVATGGTASSMFKNYGIAIAAKTGTAVQTPHSDNVTFVAFAPYDNPEIAVAVVLEHGATSLYSNTIAKDIFDAYFYGKTVDSSGNLVMPSASGTASGAASGQTSSSALNSASH; encoded by the coding sequence TTGGACAAGCTCAAAGAATATTCACGCTACTTTGCATGCGGGCTGATTGTTTTCGCAATTTTAGCCGTATATACCCTGCGCCTTGTGGACTGGCAAATCTTAAACGGCGCCTCCTTCCTTGAAGCGGCGAACAAATCCAGCGCCTCGACCGTCGTCATGGACGCCGCACGCGGCGAAATTCTCGACATGAACGGCGTCGGTCTGGCTGTAAACAAAACCGGGTACGCTATTGTTTTTGACAGGGCCTATATGAAGGCCGACACGCAGAATAAAACCATTCACCAGCTTATCCAGCTGCTTACCCAGCGCGGCGAAAAATGGACGGATATTCTGCCGATCAAACTGAACGCAAAAGGAAAGTATGAGTTTATTCCCGGTCAGGAAAAAGAGGCCGCAACTCTGAAATCAAAAGATTTTCTGAATATGAACTCCTACGCTACGGCCGATGAGTGCATGGCGGAAATGGTTAAAAAATATAAGGTCACCGCTTATTCCCCGGCGGATACACGCAATATTATCGCGGTTCGTTACAACATGACAAAATCCGCTTTCGGTATTTCCGCACCCTACACCTTCGCCGGGGATGTCAGTAAGGACACCGTCGCCATCATCAGTGAAAATTCTTCTATGCTGCCCGGCGCGACCGCAAAAGTGACGACCGTGCGCGAGTATCCGAGCGGAAGCCTGGTGCCGCATGTTATCGGCACAATCGGCTCTATTTCGCAGGAGGAATACGATACCTTGAAGGACAAAGGCTACGCTTTCAATGACCGGCTCGGCAAAAGCGGCATTGAACAGGCCTTCGAAAACATGCTGCGCGGAAAATCCGGCGAAAAAGTGGTTGAAACCACCAACACCGGTGCCGTCGCCTCCGAAACCGTCAAAACAACTCCGGTTTCCGGCGATACCGTCTATTTAACCATTGACAGCAAAATTCAAAATGTTCTGAACGTATCGCTCGCCAATAACGTAAAAGCCACTCAGGCGAACGGCAGAAAGCTTTCCGCTCAAAATTACAAGGGGATGTCGAGCGGGCACGGCGAGGACTGCGTCGCGGGCGGCGCGGTGGTGCTGCGGATTAAAGATTTTTCAGTGCTCGCTGCATCTACCTATCCGACCTATGATCTGACAGAATATTTGAATGATTCTAATTACTACACTTCACTGATACAAAACAAAGACAAGCCACTGATTAACCGCGCCTTCAACGGCGTGTTCACACCTGGATCAATTATCAAACCATATGTAGCGCTTGCTGCGCTCCAGGAAAAAGCAATCACCACTTCCACCCGGATTGAGGGAAACAGCGTATATAGACGTTTTCCGAATCTCCCGCTGGGCAGTATCGGCAACTACGGCATGATTACCGTGAATTACGCAATTGAGAAATCCAGCAACTCCTTTTTCTATGAGGTTGGGTACCGGCTGGGGATTACCAATATGAACCTGTACGCCAAACGCTTCGGACTGGGTGTGAAAACCGGTATTGAACTCAGTGAAAACGCCGGTATTCTGGGCGGTCCTTCGGAGCGTGCCGCTGCGGGCGGCGGCGGATGGTTCGACGCCGACACCGTCGAGGCCGCCGTCGGTCAGGCAGACAACAAATTTACGCCGCTTCAGCTGGCAACCTATACGGCTACGATTGCAAACAACGGAGTCCGGCTGAAACCTCACCTTGTCAGCAAGGTGACCGACTATGCCCGGAAAAATGTTGTTTCGCAGACCGCCGCCGAAGCAGTGGACAATATCGGTGTCTCCCAGTCATACATTGATTATGTGAAACAGGCCATGCGCAGCGTGGCAACCGGTGGTACAGCCAGCAGCATGTTCAAAAACTACGGCATTGCGATTGCCGCAAAAACCGGTACGGCGGTACAGACCCCGCACTCGGACAACGTAACCTTTGTTGCTTTTGCGCCGTACGACAATCCGGAAATCGCCGTGGCGGTGGTGCTGGAACACGGCGCTACCAGCCTGTATTCGAACACCATTGCGAAAGACATCTTCGACGCATACTTCTATGGAAAGACCGTGGATTCCAGCGGAAACCTCGTTATGCCGTCCGCGTCAGGCACTGCGTCAGGAGCAGCTTCGGGCCAAACGTCTTCCTCAGCCTTAAACTCCGCTTCTCACTAA
- the mreD gene encoding rod shape-determining protein MreD: MEKLKYLRYFAYTIEILVFFMVQETPGLVPDLFGARPILLIPVALSIAMFENETASMGFGLLCGLLIDFGAGGVLGFHGLLLSVICYSIGLIAANLIQTNFLTAMIIAVISTASIVFLQWVFYYLLFSYAHAAYALTAHYIPRFCYTAVIMPVAYYFNRALALQIRAKEE; the protein is encoded by the coding sequence ATGGAGAAATTGAAATATCTTCGCTATTTTGCCTATACCATCGAAATTCTGGTTTTCTTTATGGTTCAGGAAACGCCCGGCCTTGTTCCCGACCTGTTCGGAGCGCGGCCGATCCTGCTGATTCCCGTTGCACTATCTATCGCCATGTTTGAAAACGAAACCGCCTCAATGGGCTTCGGCCTTCTGTGCGGCCTGCTGATCGACTTCGGCGCGGGCGGTGTGCTGGGCTTTCACGGCCTGCTTCTTTCCGTCATCTGTTACAGCATCGGGCTGATCGCGGCCAACCTGATTCAGACAAACTTTTTAACAGCGATGATAATTGCGGTCATTTCGACGGCGTCCATTGTTTTTCTGCAATGGGTTTTTTACTACCTTTTATTCAGTTACGCCCACGCCGCTTACGCGCTGACCGCCCACTATATTCCGCGTTTTTGCTACACGGCCGTCATTATGCCGGTCGCTTATTATTTTAATCGGGCGCTTGCCCTGCAAATCCGCGCCAAAGAAGAATAG
- the mreC gene encoding rod shape-determining protein MreC: MKDFFHSNGFKLLITVVFIMFGLMLLTASTGSSITANLLSMISTPMQKVSTVVTNNAAVAAQSATRTNQELAAENAALKKQIDALNQKLVKYYSYQQENAQLRKFLELKNENQDFKPVSAAVIGRDPNDLFYNFQIDKGSLAGISVNDPVITESGVVGWISSVNASYSKVTTILSADTKISAIDKVNRDSGVISSDIKFADSGILKLGYLTANTTVKAGDIIVTSGLGGMYPRDLLVGTVNSVKNDPYDVSLYAEVTPFVDVKTVRDVMVITSFEGQGQALAAGSSQASSSTASSASSGGK; this comes from the coding sequence TTGAAAGATTTTTTTCACTCCAACGGCTTTAAGCTTTTAATCACCGTAGTGTTCATCATGTTCGGGCTGATGCTCCTGACCGCAAGCACAGGCAGCTCGATTACCGCAAACCTGCTCAGCATGATTTCTACGCCGATGCAGAAAGTCAGCACCGTCGTAACCAACAACGCCGCTGTCGCGGCACAGTCCGCCACGCGCACCAACCAAGAACTTGCTGCGGAAAACGCGGCGCTGAAAAAACAGATTGACGCGTTGAACCAGAAACTGGTGAAATACTACAGCTATCAGCAGGAAAACGCGCAGCTGCGTAAATTTTTGGAATTAAAAAACGAAAATCAGGATTTCAAACCGGTTTCCGCCGCGGTCATCGGCCGCGACCCGAACGACCTGTTTTATAATTTTCAGATTGACAAAGGTTCACTTGCCGGCATTTCCGTCAATGACCCGGTCATCACCGAAAGCGGTGTCGTCGGCTGGATTTCAAGCGTAAACGCCAGCTACAGCAAAGTGACTACGATTCTTTCGGCGGATACAAAGATCAGCGCAATCGATAAAGTAAACCGTGATTCAGGCGTTATCAGCAGCGATATTAAGTTCGCGGACAGCGGCATTTTAAAGCTTGGCTACCTGACCGCCAACACGACGGTAAAGGCAGGGGACATCATTGTCACCAGCGGTCTGGGCGGAATGTACCCGCGCGACTTGCTGGTCGGTACGGTCAATTCGGTAAAAAATGACCCTTATGATGTTTCGCTTTATGCGGAGGTGACCCCGTTTGTCGATGTTAAAACCGTGCGCGACGTCATGGTCATCACCTCTTTTGAGGGACAGGGGCAGGCGCTGGCCGCCGGCAGTTCACAGGCTTCCTCTTCCACAGCTTCTTCTGCCTCTTCCGGGGGAAAGTAA
- a CDS encoding rod shape-determining protein, translating to MFSKDIGIDLGTANTLVFMKGKGIVMREPSVVAVDVRTDTVLAVGSQAKEMIGRTPGSIIAVRPMKDGVIADFDITATMLKHFIRKAIKTNAFSRPHIIICIPSGVTEVERRAVEDAARQAGANNVELIEEPMAAAIGAGLPVSEPTGSMVVDIGGGTAEVAVISLGDIVTSVSVRVAGDKFDESIISYVKKKFNLLIGERTAEEMKIKIGSAYPTEENEHATIEIKGRNLVDGLPKNVTISAEEVREALSDALALIIDAIKSTLEKTPPELSADIIDHGIMLTGGGALLRGLDKLVEQETGMPVHIAESPLDCVVDGTGKLLEVNMPASYYKNNRK from the coding sequence ATGTTTTCGAAGGATATAGGGATAGATTTAGGTACCGCCAACACATTGGTTTTTATGAAGGGCAAGGGCATTGTCATGCGCGAACCTTCCGTTGTCGCTGTTGACGTTCGCACCGACACCGTTTTGGCGGTCGGCTCACAGGCAAAGGAAATGATCGGCCGCACCCCGGGCTCCATTATCGCGGTTCGTCCGATGAAGGACGGCGTGATCGCCGATTTCGATATTACGGCCACTATGCTGAAGCATTTTATTCGTAAGGCCATTAAGACAAACGCTTTTTCCCGTCCGCATATCATCATCTGTATCCCATCCGGCGTTACCGAAGTGGAACGCCGCGCGGTTGAAGATGCCGCCCGTCAGGCCGGCGCCAATAACGTTGAACTGATTGAGGAGCCGATGGCTGCGGCAATCGGCGCAGGCCTGCCCGTGAGCGAGCCGACCGGAAGCATGGTTGTTGATATCGGCGGCGGAACGGCGGAGGTCGCTGTTATTTCACTGGGCGACATCGTCACCTCGGTTTCCGTGCGCGTCGCGGGCGACAAATTTGACGAATCCATTATTTCCTACGTGAAAAAGAAATTCAACCTATTAATCGGCGAGCGTACTGCCGAGGAAATGAAAATCAAAATAGGCTCCGCCTACCCGACCGAGGAAAATGAGCATGCCACCATTGAAATTAAGGGCCGCAACCTTGTGGACGGACTGCCGAAAAACGTGACCATCTCTGCCGAGGAGGTCCGTGAGGCTTTGAGCGACGCACTCGCGCTGATCATCGACGCGATTAAATCGACGCTTGAAAAAACGCCGCCGGAACTTTCCGCGGATATCATTGATCACGGCATCATGCTGACAGGCGGCGGCGCTCTGCTGCGCGGCCTTGACAAACTGGTCGAACAGGAAACCGGAATGCCCGTCCATATTGCCGAAAGTCCGCTGGACTGTGTTGTTGACGGAACAGGCAAACTGCTTGAAGTGAATATGCCTGCCTCCTATTATAAAAACAACAGAAAATAA